In Nostoc sphaeroides, the genomic window AATTGTTACCAAGCCCTTCGGGCAGGGAACTCTTAAGAGGGAACAGGGAACAGCTTTGAAAACCTGCCCGAATTTTGGGTCTAAAGCCCCTAAATTTATTTATGAAAAAAAATAAAAACATTTTTTAAGGGGACGCGCAGCGCAAGAAAAAATACGTCCTTGTACAAATCTCCTAATTTTAATTATGGGGATTTCCCTGTTCCCTCTTGCCTGTTCCCTGTTCCCTTTTAAATAGCAGGCGACAGTGAGCGTAGACGCGCAGCGGGTTGTCGTAAGACATCGCCATTAACAAAATTTATTGCAACAGAAATAGTTTAATGGGTCAACATAAAGTAATAGACACTAAAAGTTAATGGACATGCTACAAAATAACCAACTAGAGATTCGCCACATCAGTCCTGAAGTGAGGCAGTTGATTAAAATGTACGCCGATGTTAATAACTGTACGCAGTCTGAGATGTTGGAACGCATTATTTTGGAGTGGGATGCCCAACAAAGCGAGAGCGAACGACCGCCAGGAGATGAAGATGAATAGCTTTCTTGGACAATCTTTAGCCAGCTTCTAGCGACATAGTTTCATGAATTTGGGTCTTTAGTTGGAGAAAAACTTTCTAGAGATTGGGTCTTGTTTGAGGGATTGAATAAAATCCCTCAAAGTCATCATGCTGCCTGTTAAAGTGAATTTAGGAGTGCCATTTTGAGCAACGATTCTCACTTCACCATCTTGGATCTGAATCTTATTTTTAATACTATCCCATAGAGTATTGAAGCTGTGATCATCGTTGCAACCATTGGCTTCAAGGAATCTTTGCCGTACTTCTGTTTTTAGTGCTAGTGCTTCTGCTGCTTGAGTTCGCGCCTCAAAGTGCTTAACTACATCTTCGTAAGCACTCTCCCTGAGAGTTTTGTTTTCAGCCTGAACTTGCTGTAACTGAGTTTTTACGGCTTGCAGTTGGGATGCTAAAGCGGCTGATTTATGGTATTCAAGTTTTAAGGCTTGCTTGGCATTGGCTAACAAGGTTTTATAATCTAGCTGATCTTGATTTTTTTCGGATTGCATTTTTATCTCTTGATCAACAGATTTTCGGTGATCAACTCTCGTCAGTTATATGATAAAAACTGGCGAGAGCTTAGTAAATATTCTGTATGTTATCTGAGTATTAGTTAGTTCACCAATAATGGTGATTCAGAGCTAGGATTCTCCTGAATACTACTCAGACTAGAACTAATGTGAGAGCGGATAGCTCGTTCATAAACACTAGTCTGCTGAGTGCGTACCCCTACAGCTTGATATATTAAGTTAACGTCTGGGAATTCCGACCAATACATCAAAAAAATGTCTTTAGCTGGAGTAATAATTTCATAATTATTCTCTTGTCTTTTCTTTCTAAGTTTACAATTATTTAGTTGCAATTTTTGTCTGAATAGTTGTTCAAATTCTGAAATTAAATCTGAAGTATTTTTCATGGTTCATACACGTTAAAACGTGTTAATTATGCAAAGACTATCTGGTGATATTACTAAGTATGACACTTCAGATACCTCTTACTATATAGTGTATCAGTTATCGGGTATTTGAGAAGGGGATTTAGACAGAGGGTAGCTCATTGCTCAGGCTTTGGTAGAAAAGAGGCTGTGCGATCGCTCGATCTGTTGATCAGGATTTTACCCAGAGACACCCTATATAATCACACAGCTAAATCACATATTTTCTTTAGAGCCTTGCGGGGCAATCAGTACCTACAGGCTACAGCCTGGGACTTCAAGTCCTTCTGCAAAGCTGATTAATTCCAAGTACTCTGGATTTTCTACGAACTTTTTGGCTGCTAGCAAGCCGGCAATGCTCCAAGTTTGATAAATTCTAGCTTCTTTGCCAATCAAACGGCCATTGTTGCCATCGTAGTATTCAGGGAATTTATCTTTAAATAAACGCCTTTCGGCAATGGCTACAGCTGCTTGGGCAAGTTCTGTTCTACCTGCTTTCAATGCTGCTGCGGTAAATAACCACAGCAAAACGGGCCAGTTACCGCCGTTGTGATAAGACCAAGCCCTGTTCTTAGAATCACATCCTGTAACAATTCTCCACTCTAAACCATCCATTGCTGGAAAACAAATTTTAACAGGCATATAGCCGATCAAGTCTTGCCAACGTTGGGCAAATAAATTCATAATGCTTTGAGATTCTTTTTCGCTTGCTAAGGAAGTTAAGATTGCCATCAGATTTCCCAGAGTAAAAAAGCGAAAATCTATCCGTCCAGGCCCCAGATTTCCGGCTAAATATCCTCCAGTTTCGGGCAACCACTCGGTCAACCAACTGGGGATTGATTCTGAGTTGATGTTGAATTTATTAACAATTTCTTTACCAAATTCGTTATCTTTGTAACGATAGATTTCCCCCAATCGCTTCAGGTCTAGCCAATAATAGTTGCGGATATGATATTTCAAAGATCCCAATCGCCTATTGACTTTGCCAATGTAGCTATCGCCATCCCCATCTGGTAAAAGCAATTCAGTAGCAGCCCTGAGGGATGCATAGAATAACACCTGAATTTCTAGAGGATGTTCGTAGACTCCCATACGACGGTCAATCATAAACGCGCCATCGGGAACTAACATTGTTGGGTACATAGAAAAGCGATGTACCAAGCAAAGATCCAAAATTAACTTGATTCCTGCTTGAAAATCTGGCTGACGCGCTAGAGTCAAATCGCCTGTAGTTTTTTCATAAGCGCGTAGCAAGAGAATCCACCACATACAAGAATCAATTGGGGGAACACGAGCGATCGCCAGTTCACCAAAATCAGCGACCAAAAATTCCTCATTCCCATTAGAATGTACTTTGAAACTTGCAGGCATTAATCCCGCTCCTGGTTCAAAGCAATCTATCTGCTTTTCATGACTTTGTAATTTCAGTGTTTCTACTAAGAAATTACGCACAATCTCTGCTTTGCCGTGCATGAGAAACACCAAGGCAGAAGGGACAAAATCGCGGAGGAAACACTGGTCATAATTGAGTGCATCCGCCTCCGCATCTCTGGCGGCTACAGTACCAATGGGTTTTCCCTGGTAATAAATTATCGACTCTTCCAACAATTCCCAGGCTTCTGCTTCCAGGAGACTGTTTTGATCAATGGCGCTAGTCATGGGCGTTTAATTCCACTAATGGTATGTATCGGCTTAATTGTGGAAAGTACGCAAGCCTTGCCTCTTTTTCAAGCTGACCAGCTTTCTCGGAAGTCAGCATACAGAGTCAATCCACCATCTATGAATAGGGTTTGTCCGGTGATATAGGCGGCTTCATCCGAAGCTAAAAAAGCTACTGCGGCTGCCATCTCCTCCGAGGAGCCAGCACGCCCCATTGGGATGTGACTTTCCACGATCGCCTTTTTTTCAGGATCGTCTATCCAGGCTTGATTTATTGGCGTGACTGTTGCTCCGGGGGCAATAGCGTTGACACGAATACCAAGGCTTGCATATTCCAATGCTAAAGTTTTGGTCAGGTTTTCCATACCGCCTTTGCTAATGGAATAACTGATATACATCGGTCGCGGAATAATTTCGTGAACGCTGGAAATATTAATAATCACCCCCGGACGATTAGCAGACAGGAGGTGTTTAATAGTTTCACGAGCGCAGAGATACGCACCCCGGAGGTTAACTGCAATTACTCGGTCAAAGTCTGCTGTGGTAACTTCGTGAGACGGACTTTCTATTTGAATGCCAGCATTGTTAACTAGAATATCTAAACTGCCAAATTCCTTTACTACGGTGTTGACCATCTCAACAATGTCTGATTCTTGGGAGACATCTCCTTGAACCAGTA contains:
- a CDS encoding glycoside hydrolase 100 family protein, whose translation is MTSAIDQNSLLEAEAWELLEESIIYYQGKPIGTVAARDAEADALNYDQCFLRDFVPSALVFLMHGKAEIVRNFLVETLKLQSHEKQIDCFEPGAGLMPASFKVHSNGNEEFLVADFGELAIARVPPIDSCMWWILLLRAYEKTTGDLTLARQPDFQAGIKLILDLCLVHRFSMYPTMLVPDGAFMIDRRMGVYEHPLEIQVLFYASLRAATELLLPDGDGDSYIGKVNRRLGSLKYHIRNYYWLDLKRLGEIYRYKDNEFGKEIVNKFNINSESIPSWLTEWLPETGGYLAGNLGPGRIDFRFFTLGNLMAILTSLASEKESQSIMNLFAQRWQDLIGYMPVKICFPAMDGLEWRIVTGCDSKNRAWSYHNGGNWPVLLWLFTAAALKAGRTELAQAAVAIAERRLFKDKFPEYYDGNNGRLIGKEARIYQTWSIAGLLAAKKFVENPEYLELISFAEGLEVPGCSL
- a CDS encoding SDR family oxidoreductase, whose translation is MIGLKGKNALITGATSGIGQAIAIRLAEEGCNIAINYRKSPEGAADTEEMALQKACGNIENCGVKSLLVQGDVSQESDIVEMVNTVVKEFGSLDILVNNAGIQIESPSHEVTTADFDRVIAVNLRGAYLCARETIKHLLSANRPGVIINISSVHEIIPRPMYISYSISKGGMENLTKTLALEYASLGIRVNAIAPGATVTPINQAWIDDPEKKAIVESHIPMGRAGSSEEMAAAVAFLASDEAAYITGQTLFIDGGLTLYADFRESWSA